CGCATCTGCAATTCGTTTTAACATCAATAACTCATCTTCTGAGTATGTATAAGGTAATTCTAAATACCATTTCTCAAGTTCAGGATTCCCAATCAAAGGGAAGGCGTTTACTGAATTCTTTTCTCGCAAACCAGCTACATCATCTAATAAGAAGTCCGTTGTCGTCCCAAGAATCTCTGCTAATTTGGCCAAAATAAAAATTGGCGGTCGGTGGTTATCATTTTCATATTTGCTTATTGTGGATGCAGTTGTCCCGATTTTTGCAGCCAATTGCTTTTGCGTTAACCTATTTTTCTTTCGTAAATGAATTAATTTTTCTCCAAATTCCAATACGCCCACCTCGCTTCACTTCCAGTATAGCAATTTTTCAGAAAGAATTCGAGAAATTACTAAAAAGAAATCGCCTTTTTAGTTTCAAAAGACGATTTCGATATTTTATACAGTTGGTTTCTTGCGTAGAACACCAATTAATGCAGCACTGATTATAGTTCCAATAATAATTGCAAAGATATAGAACCATGGTTGCGATACAAGGAAGATAACGAAAACTCCTCCGTGAGGTGCTAATACTTTAATGTTTAAGAACATGACAATTGCGCCTGTGATAGCACTTCCGGCAATGAAACTCGGAATCATCCGAAGTGGATCAGCTGCCGCGAATGGTATCGCTCCTTCTGTAATGAATGAAGCACCTAGAATGGAGTTAGTTAAACCTGCATCACGTTCTTGAGCTGTAAATTTATTTCTAAAGACAAGAGTTGCTACAAATGTTGCCAGTGGTGGTACCATACCAGCAGCCATTGTCGCAGCCATGATTGCACTCCCGCCTGTTGCTACACTTGCTGCAAGGGTACCAGTTGCGAATATATATGCAGCTTTATTAATCGGTCCACCTAAGTCGGCTGCCATCATTGCTCCTAACAGCAATCCTAGAATAACAGCATTTGTTCCACTTAAACTATTTAAGAAATCATTTAACCATGTGTTAAGTGCGCTCATTGGTACATTTAATAGCAACATTAAAAGTCCGACAATTAACACAGATAAAA
The sequence above is drawn from the Listeria monocytogenes genome and encodes:
- a CDS encoding helix-turn-helix domain-containing protein, with product MEFGEKLIHLRKKNRLTQKQLAAKIGTTASTISKYENDNHRPPIFILAKLAEILGTTTDFLLDDVAGLREKNSVNAFPLIGNPELEKWYLELPYTYSEDELLMLKRIADAIENKK